In Ostrea edulis chromosome 4, xbOstEdul1.1, whole genome shotgun sequence, a single window of DNA contains:
- the LOC125671919 gene encoding uncharacterized protein LOC125671919, with the protein MAAAVASQAQGIESRIRTIAQTKRIRIKDYFQDFDKLKGGGVTENQFFRCLCSALGLQIDSSDVEALKQKYMKTDGLLNYMQFCNEIDLNFNPKNLRKDPRDQTFEVPEFLGTIRSVRPLAPSEEEKLLSLLGRIQKFYEYHGINLRTCYEDFDRHHMGVVTESQFHRQFPGPPDVSDSEIALLVQKYRDPDRPGLLNYLNLHHDLVAIQQHVAAQKELPSVGSQKNMDQVPIIQTGDPALNEIFEKIRVAVFKNGIRTTEFFRDHDKLRSGIVTENQFKCGLSLAVGKEAQLSRAEIQKVVEYYRISDDRVQYREFCNIMENAFNIPNLEKKPLQNVVRPQRGALSRTLKGLTDEEERQCEQILQQIREQVQRKRLMIYPYFKDHDRGVAYTRVVTPTQFSRVLHYLSLNVNPEELKLLLRKFQDPASGDVNYPAFVQTVDKEFVGHTLEDVSMIDQTRTNVPVVEKEVTAADSSVSFEEMMSRIRHVVLTNRLRVIEYFQDFDPLRSGYISKTQFKRGLATMGLSKLGSQDLTEAQFQMLAKYYENPKSPDKVCWKQFQDDIETVFTQPGLEKAPTYQVPKSEMFRVPKPGTVNWEGATQDHINLVAETMNRLQQKVNQRRILCKPCFQDFDRHNNGHITKVQFRQCLTYLQLNANEEEMKALEAKFCNDMGFNYIAFLQDLQPYMPPDFMYEKRLEDIRLTNTKNKLPEVDPVVDLEGVLMKIKTKVSRERLRVLDFMKDYDKLRSGRMLKTSFRRALDLCGFQLKESEISILEDKYQSRKDPEYVEYTQFCDEVESIFTFKELEKAPLQEVIPFKPPEEWTLNSFKSAEEEQKFHAAMHKIAEKVRKHQMQLFPLFEDYDRVHRGCVSESQFHRVLTELELGSLVNRQEIELISNCFLITQGRRDVYYIGFCDMIYEIAKFEWRKP; encoded by the exons ATGGCTGCCGCAGTGGCATCACAGGCCCAGGGCATTGAAAGTAGAATCAGAACTATTGCACAAACCAAACGCATTAGAATCAAAGATTATTTTCAAGACTTTGATAAACTTAAAGGAGGTGGAGTAACAG aGAACCAGTTTTTTAGATGCCTTTGTAGTGCCTTAGGTTTGCAGATAGATTCCAGCGATGTTGAGGCTCTTAAACAGAAATATATGAAAACAGATGGCCTGCTTAATTATATGCAATTCTGTAATGAAATCGATTTGAATTTCAACCCAAAGAACCTGAGAAAAGACCCAAGAGACCAGACATTTGAAGTACCTGAATT CCTTGGAACAATAAGATCAGTAAGACCACTGGCTCCTAGTGAAGAGGAAAAGTTGCTGTCACTTCTAGGGAGGATACAGAAGTTCTATGAGTACCATGGAATCAATCTTAGGACATGCTATGAAGATTTCGACAGACATCACATGGGTGTTGTCACAGAAAGCCAG tttcaCAGACAATTCCCCGGTCCACCTGATGTTAGTGACAGTGAGATTGCATTACTTGTGCAAAAGTACAGAGACCCTGATCGACCAGGCCTTCTGAATTATCTAAACCTCCACCATGATCTGGTGGCCATACAACAACATGTTGCTGCTCAGAAAGAATTACCATCTGTGGGATCCCAGAAAAACATGGACCAAGTACCGATCATT CAAACTGGAGATCCagcattaaatgaaatattcgaGAAAATCAGGGTAGCCGTGTTTAAGAATGGAATCAGGACTACAGAATTCTTTCGAGACCATGACAAGCTGAGAAGTGGGATCGTGACAGAGAACCAGTTTAAGTGTGGCCTGTCTCTGGCTGTGGGGAAGGAAGCTCAGCTATCCAGGGCTGAGATACAGAAAGTGGTGGAGTATTACAGAATCTCTGATGACAGGGTCCAGTATCGGGAGTTCTGTAACATTATGGAAAATG CATTTAACATCCCCAATCTGGAGAAGAAGCCTCTACAAAATGTTGTCCGTCCTCAGAGGGGTGCATTGTCCAGG ACTCTGAAAGGATTAACAGATGAGGAGGAGAGGCAATGCGAGCAAATCTTGCAGCAAATCCGAGAACAAGTCCAAAGGAAGAGGCTGATGATTTACCCCTACTTTAAAGACCACGACAGG GGTGTGGCATACACTAGAGTAGTGACTCCCACTCAGTTCTCCCGAGTCCTTCACTACCTAAGCCTCAATGTCAACCCAGAGGAACTTAAACTTCTACTGAGGAAATTCCAGGACCCTGCTAGTGGTGATGTTAACTACCCAGCCTTTGTCCAGACAGTAGATAAAG AGTTTGTTGGGCACACATTGGAGGACGTCAGTATGATTGACCAGACAAGAACTAACGTCCCAGTCGTGGAGAAAGAAGTAACTGCTGCAGATAGCAGTGTGTCATTTGAAGAGATGATGTCTAGAATTCGCCATGTGGTCCTCACCAACCGTCTCAGA GTAATAGAATATTTCCAAGACTTTGATCCTCTGAGGAGTGGTTACATCAGTAAGACCCAATTCAAGAGAGGACTGGCCACCATGGGCCTGAGTAAACTCGGCTCTCAGGACCTGACCGAGGCCCAGTTTCAGATGCTGGCTAAATACTATGAGAATCCCAAATCTCCCGACAAAGTCTGCTGGAAGCAATTCCAAGATGATATCGAAACTG TTTTCACTCAGCCTGGACTGGAGAAAGCCCCTACTTACCAGGTACCCAAATCTGAGATGTTCAGGGTCCCTAAACCTGGCACCGTCAACTGGGAGGGAGCCACTCAAGACCATATCAACCTTGTAGCAGAAACCATGAACCGACTCCAGCAAAAGGTCAACCAGAGGAGAATCCTGTGTAAACCATGCTTTCAGGATTTTGATAG GCACAACAACGGTCATATAACCAAGGTCCAGTTCCGTCAGTGTTTAACCTACCTACAACTGAATGCAAATGAAGAAGAAATGAAGGCCTTGGAGGCAAAATTCTGCAATGACATGGGTTTCAATTACATCGCTTTCCTCCAAGACCTGCAACCCTACATGCCCCCCGACTTCATGTATGAAAAGAGGttagaagatatccgtctgacCAACACCAAGAATAAACTGCCGGAAGTAGACCCGGTTGTTGATCTGGAGGGTGTGCTGATGAAGATCAAAACCAAG GTATCAAGAGAAAGACTGAGAGTCCTGGACTTTATGAAGGATTACGACAAGCTCCGCTCTGGCAGAATGCTGAAGACGTCCTTCAGGAGAGCCCTCGATCTATGTGGATTCCAGCTAAAGGAATCTGAAATAAGCATTCTGGAGGATAA ATACCAGTCCAGAAAGGACCCAGAGTATGTGGAATACACTCAGTTCTGTGACGAAGTGGAGTCCATCTTCACCTTTAAGGAACTAGAGAAGGCTCCTCTGCAGGAAGTCATTCCATTCAAGCCCCCGGAGGAATGGACACTGAACTCATTCAAGAGCGCTGAAGAAGAGCAGAAATTTCATGCTGCCATGCACAAAATAGCTGAAAAA GTCAGGAAGCATCAGATGCAGTTGTTCCCCTTGTTCGAAGATTACGACAGGGTTCATCGTGGATGTGTATCCGAATCTCAATTCCACCGAGTCCTGACTGAGCTGGAGCTGGGTAGCCTTGTCAACAGACAGGAAATTGAACTCATTTCTAACTGTTTCCTCATCACACAAGGACGTCGAGATGTATACTACATCGGTTTCTGTGatatgatttatgaaattgCCAAATTTGAATGGAGAAAACCATAA